The window TTGGAGTGAAGTACATATCACGTTCCCTTCCAGGCATGAACCATTTAGGCTCCGGGCACGTCCTCAAGAACAACCGGCAAGCCAGCCGGGAGGACTGAACCTGACAGAGCGCGAAACCCGTAAGGCACGAAGACACGCAATACGGCTCATTCGCCGCCAACCGGCAGCAGACAGCCGACTCGGAAAGATTTTTTTCGAGGAAGAGCCAGAGCGGGAACGTTTTCGGCCTGGTTGGATGTTGACCCTGGTACGACAGCTCGTCGAGCTAGAGAAGAGGCGACGTGACTACTGTTCTGACCCCCGCGAGCCCGCTGACGGCCGCTGACCGCTGCGACCGTTGCGGCGCCCAGGCATATCTGCGCGTCGTCCTCCTCAGCGGTGGTGAACTGCTCTTCTGTGCCCACCATGGGCGCAAGTTCGAGCCGGAACTCAAGAAGATCGCCGCTGAGATACAGGACGAGACGGAGCGGCTCACGGCCGCCCCGGCAAGCGCCAACGACGAAGAGCACTGACACTTCGCGCAGACGACGAGCCATCTCCGGCACAGGCCGGTGACAGGGCGGTCGCCCCTGGATTTCAGGGGCGGCCGCCCTGCTCGCGTCTGGCCAAGCCGTCAGACAGCCCTCAGCGGCCGTCTCCGAGCGTCGTGACGACCTCCGAGACCCGCGTGTACACCCCTGGGCTGCCGGCCCGCCCGCAGCCGCTCCCCCACGACACGAGGCCGATCAGCCGACCCTCGGCGACCAGGGGCCCACCGCTGTCCCCCTGGCAGGCGTCCCGGCCTCCGCTCTCCTCCCCCGCACACAGCATGGAGCGGGACAAGTACGTTCCGTCCGCACTGCCCGGGTACGCCTTTTCACAGACGGCGTCGGACAGAACCTGGACACGGCCGGCTCGCAGAGCGCTCGCGTAGTCGCCGCTTCCCGTCGTGTCGCCCCAGCCGTAGACCACAGCGCCCGTACCGGGCCGGTACGCCGCGTCTCCGGCGCTCGCCATACGAAGAACCGCCTCGGCGGCGAGCGGCGCCGCGAGCGTGAGCACGGCGAAGTCCCCGGCGTTCGTGTAGCTGTCGTGGCGCGGGTTGATCCAGATGTCGCGTACGGCGATCTCGCTGCCCCCGTCCGCCCGCAGGTCCCCGCGGCCCGCGACGATCCGCAGGTCCCGGATCTGACGCGCAGGCGCACCCAGTACGTCCTCACTGAGGCAGTGGGCGGCGGTCAGCACCGTGGACGGCCCGATCACCACGCCCCCGCAGAACTGCCCCGCACGTGTACCCCCGAACCGGTCACGGCTGGACAGGGCCACCGTCCAAGGGGCCGCGGAGATCTCGACCGGGTAGCCACCGATGACGACATCGGCCGTCGCGGGGGCAGGGGCCGCCAGTGGTATCACGGCCGCCGCGGCCACAAGGGCCAGCGCTCGGGCGAAGGGACGACTCATGCGCACTCCTCACTCTGCGGTTGTCACGAGAAACCCAGAGTGATCCAGGGTGAGGCACCTCGCACTCCGCACGCACCGAGGGCCCGGCTTCCTGTCGGAAGCCGGGCCCTCGGTGACCTGCTGAGGTCGAGACCTAGTCGAGGTAGTCGCGCAGGACCTGCGAGCGCGAGGGGTGACGCAGCTTCGACATCGTCTTGGACTCGATCTGGCGGATGCGCTCGCGCGTCACGCCGTACACCTTGCCGATCTCGTCGAGGGTCTTCGGCTGGCCGTCGGTGAGCCCGAAGCGCATCGAGACGACACCCGCCTCGCGCTCGGACAGGGTGTCCAGGACGGAGTGCAGCTGCTCCTGGAGGAGCGTGAAGCTCACCGCGTCGGCCGGGACGACGGCCTCGGAGTCCTCGATGAGGTCACCGAACTCGCTGTCGCCGTCCTCGCCCAGGGGGGTGTGGAGGGAGATCGGCTCACGGCCGTACTTCTGGACCTCGATGACCTTCTCGGGGGTCATGTCGAGTTCCTTGGCCAGTTCCTCCGGGGTGGGCTCGCGGCCCAGGTCCTGGAGCATCTGGCGCTGGACGCGCGCGAGCTTGTTGATGACCTCGACCATGTGCACCGGAATACGGATGGTGCGGGCCTGGTCGGCCATGGCGCGGGTGATCGCCTGACGGATCCACCAGGTGGCGTACGTGGAGAACTTGTAGCCCTTGGTGTAGTCGAACTTCTCGACCGCGCGGATCAGACCGAGGTTGCCCTCCTGGATCAGGTCCAGGAAGAGCATGCCGCGGCCGGTGTAGCGCTTGGCCAGGGAGA of the Streptomyces aurantiacus genome contains:
- a CDS encoding DUF7455 domain-containing protein, encoding MTTVLTPASPLTAADRCDRCGAQAYLRVVLLSGGELLFCAHHGRKFEPELKKIAAEIQDETERLTAAPASANDEEH
- a CDS encoding S1 family serine peptidase, with translation MSRPFARALALVAAAAVIPLAAPAPATADVVIGGYPVEISAAPWTVALSSRDRFGGTRAGQFCGGVVIGPSTVLTAAHCLSEDVLGAPARQIRDLRIVAGRGDLRADGGSEIAVRDIWINPRHDSYTNAGDFAVLTLAAPLAAEAVLRMASAGDAAYRPGTGAVVYGWGDTTGSGDYASALRAGRVQVLSDAVCEKAYPGSADGTYLSRSMLCAGEESGGRDACQGDSGGPLVAEGRLIGLVSWGSGCGRAGSPGVYTRVSEVVTTLGDGR